One region of Rana temporaria chromosome 11, aRanTem1.1, whole genome shotgun sequence genomic DNA includes:
- the CHRM1 gene encoding muscarinic acetylcholine receptor M1 translates to MLAFHQNAGQESVTTWLLIMNNTTIDPLTTNSTEPPYPNPFGAHAIWEVVLIVITTGILSFITVVGNVLVFLAFKVNSDLKTVNNYFILSLAVADVIIGLISMNLYTTYIIMGRWALGNVSCDLWLALDYVASNASVMNLLIISFDRYFSITRPLTYRAKRTPRRAAIMIGLAWIISFILWAPAILCWQYIVGERTVEPGACYIQFLSEPTITFGTAIAAFYLPVTIMIILYWRIYRETENRSRELAGLQGSETENIVRPVGSVRSGSSSGMGESERLPRSQTSVPRVRRTCCFPNRLAASPSLRSYPQHKSNGSWNTMEDAASADSVSSSSDGDENPYEMKSICSAVMRLPMVSSVVGTPTGSRGSNDTLGRGDTENEANGGKQEVSRKPSKSQALALPSTIIKAKIDKTRHGKRKSNSLIKEKKAAKTLSAILLAFILTWTPYNIMVLVSTFCKDCIPTKLWELGYWLCYVNSTVNPMCYALCNRSFRRTFKMLLLCRWDKRKWRTHRHQAAFFRTPSQ, encoded by the coding sequence ATGTTAGCCTTTCATCAGAATGCTGGGCAAGAATCGGTGACTACCTGGCTTCTAATCATGAACAATACTACCATTGACCCGCTGACCACAAATTCTACAGAGCCACCATACCCTAACCCATTTGGAGCACATGCCATCTGGGAGGTGGTGTTAATTGTCATTACAACAGGAATCCTTTCATTCATCACAGTGGTTGGAAATGTACTGGTTTTCCTGGCTTTCAAAGTGAACAGTGACCTAAAAACTGTCAACAACTACTTCATTCTTAGTTTAGCCGTTGCTGATGTCATCATTGGTTTAATATCAATGAATTTATATACCACCTACATTATAATGGGACGCTGGGCGCTTGGCAATGTTTCCTGTGACCTGTGGTTGGCACTAGATTATGTTGCAAGCAATGCTTCTGTAATGAACTTGCTCATTATTAGCTTTGACCGTTATTTTTCTATAACTCGGCCCCTAACATATAGGGCTAAGAGAACACCAAGACGAGCTGCCATCATGATTGGATTAGCATGGATTATCTCTTTCATCTTGTGGGCACCTGCTATATTATGCTGGCAGTATATTGTGGGGGAGAGGACAGTGGAGCCTGGTGCATGTTACATTCAGTTCTTGTCAGAACCCACTATTACATTTGGCACTGCCATTGCTGCCTTCTATCTACCAGTTACTATCATGATTATACTGTATTGGAGGATTTATAGAGAGACAGAGAACAGAAGCAGGGAGCTGGCAGGCCTGCAGGGTTCTGAGACAGAAAACATTGTCCGGCCCGTGGGCAGTGTCAGAAGTGGCAGTAGCAGTGGCATGGGAGAATCGGAACGGTTACCAAGATCACAGACATCTGTGCCAAGGGTGAGGAGAACTTGCTGTTTTCCTAATAGACTTGCTGCCAGCCCATCACTCAGAAGCTATCCTCAGCATAAAAGTAATGGAAGCTGGAATACCATGGAAGATGCTGCTTCTGCAGATTCTGTGTCCTCTTCCTCTGATGGAGATGAAAACCCCTATGAGATGAAAAGCATTTGCTCTGCTGTTATGCGATTACCTATGGTCAGCTCTGTAGTTGGGACACCCACAGGTTCACGTGGTTCTAATGATACTCTTGGAAGAGGGGACACTGAAAATGAAGCCAATGGAGGAAAGCAGGAGGTATCTAGGAAACCGTCCAAGTCCCAGGCCTTAGCTTTACCATCAACTATTATTAAAGCCAAAATTGATAAAACCCGACATGGAAAGAGGAAAAGCAATTCACTCATTAAAGAAAAGAAGGCAGCAAAGACTCTAAGTGCTATATTGTTGGCATTCATTTTGACATGGACTCCTTATAATATTATGGTGCTAGTGTCCACATTCTGCAAGGACTGCATTCCAACTAAACTATGGGAGTTGGGTTACTGGCTATGCTATGTGAACAGTACTGTCAACCCAATGTGTTATGCACTCTGCAATCGCTCCTTCAGGCGTACCTTCAAAATGCTCCTACTTTGCCGCTGGGACAAACGCAAATGGAGAACTCACAGACACCAAGCAGCTTTTTTCAGGACCCCATCACAGTGA